AAAGTACATTTATTTCTTAATAACAACACAAGTCATTATTTGTCCATTGCTTTCTTCAGCATAAGCTTTTTTAACTGTTCATTTCACTGGCAATACATGGTGAGTTATGTAGATACTAGTTTCTAATTTGTTTCACAGTCTTGAAGAAGTTTACAAACTCCTCTAGCGAGTTGTGTGAAGAACCTCCACTTCTGACAGAGGCTCTTAGTTTCTCCTTCAAACTAACGGCCCTCTTTCTCATCTTCTCTCCTTCCTCGCCCACCATTAACCTCTTCACAGCTCGCTCCACCGCTCCTCTGTCTAAATCGCCCTCCACTTGAACCCCAATTTTCCAAACACGGTCCAAGTAGCTCGCATTCACCTTTTGATCACCAGAAAACGGCTTGCAGATCATTGGAACTCCTTCCCCGATGCTCTCTAGTGTCGAGTTCCATCCACAATGGCTCCAAAACCCTCCTACTGCAGGATGAGCAAGTACTTCCTTCTGCGGTGCCCATTTCACAATGTAACCTCGATCTGAAACCATCTGACTAAACTCTTCAGGCAATGACTCTATCCATTCCGACTCACGTATTGACCCTGGCCTAATCACCCACAAGAAGTGTTGGTTGCTACTATCTAACCCCGAAGCTGTTTCCATCACTTCGTTGATTTCCATCAAAGCTAAGCTTCCCAAGCTTACAAATATCACAGAGTTTTGACTTCGTTTGTTCAACCATTCAATACAGCTCTTGTTCTCTTCAAGCAGACTTGTAGGAGCCGAGGCCACCATGTGAAGAGGGCCTACAGGGTACACTGGGATTTCTAGACGTTGTTGCAGCCACAACAGAGATGAGTTCTCTAGACAGCTTGTCGTGTTGATTATAACAGAAGAAGCTGTCCGTTTATCAACTGTATTCCTATAGATCTCCATTATGCTTTCTAATGATGCCCAACGTGACACCGGAAAGTCTTTGTATCTCAGGGGATGGAACTCTGGCACTAGCTCGTTCTGTTCTTCTTTGGGTTCTGCGAAAAAAAGTCAAGAACCATGCGGTTAGAGATTATACACACTAGTGAAAATAGAAACAGAGAAGTTTTAAAATACCATTGAAGGGAACCAGGGCATTTTCTGCATAGAGTTTTTC
This sequence is a window from Brassica oleracea var. oleracea cultivar TO1000 chromosome C1, BOL, whole genome shotgun sequence. Protein-coding genes within it:
- the LOC106310389 gene encoding UDP-glycosyltransferase 76E11-like codes for the protein MEEKRARKRLVLVPVPAQGHISPMMQLAKTLHLKGFSITVAQTKFNYFNPPDDSTDFQFVTIPESLPESDFKNLGPIRFLHKLNKECQVSFKDCLGQLLIQQSHEIACVIYDEFMYFAEAAAKEFNLPNVIFSTTSATAFACRSVFEKLYAENALVPFNEPKEEQNELVPEFHPLRYKDFPVSRWASLESIMEIYRNTVDKRTASSVIINTTSCLENSSLLWLQQRLEIPVYPVGPLHMVASAPTSLLEENKSCIEWLNKRSQNSVIFVSLGSLALMEINEVMETASGLDSSNQHFLWVIRPGSIRESEWIESLPEEFSQMVSDRGYIVKWAPQKEVLAHPAVGGFWSHCGWNSTLESIGEGVPMICKPFSGDQKVNASYLDRVWKIGVQVEGDLDRGAVERAVKRLMVGEEGEKMRKRAVSLKEKLRASVRSGGSSHNSLEEFVNFFKTVKQIRN